Proteins encoded together in one Lysinibacillus sp. FSL K6-0232 window:
- a CDS encoding dihydrofolate reductase produces MISLIVAHDQHYVIGYNNDMPWHLPGDLQYFKQKTMGKPMIMGRKTFESIGRPLPGRRNIVITRDSNYSAEGIEIATSLEAALALAGDVPEIMIIGGEQIFSLSMALADRLYITKINHSFQGDTYFPSYEQDFVQVSSEAPETAPEGYTFQYQIFERKPADKR; encoded by the coding sequence ATGATTTCTTTAATTGTAGCGCACGACCAACATTATGTTATTGGCTATAACAATGATATGCCATGGCATTTACCCGGTGATTTGCAATATTTTAAACAGAAAACGATGGGCAAGCCAATGATTATGGGGCGCAAAACATTTGAATCCATTGGACGTCCACTGCCCGGTCGCCGCAATATTGTCATTACACGCGACTCGAACTACTCGGCAGAGGGCATTGAAATCGCGACAAGCTTAGAGGCAGCACTTGCGCTTGCAGGAGATGTGCCTGAAATTATGATTATTGGCGGCGAGCAAATTTTTAGCTTATCCATGGCGCTTGCTGACCGCTTATACATTACCAAAATCAATCATTCGTTTCAGGGAGATACGTATTTCCCGAGCTACGAGCAGGATTTTGTACAAGTTTCATCAGAAGCACCTGAAACAGCGCCAGAAGGCTACACATTCCAATACCAAATTTTTGAACGAAAACCCGCGGATAAGAGATAA
- the trhA gene encoding PAQR family membrane homeostasis protein TrhA: MVDSFDYKSWKEELWNAITHGIGFIISIPALVVLLLTAVQTGNALHVTTFSIFGASVIILFLMSTLLHSMPEKYKRFFAILDHSSIYILIAGTYTPFLLIAVGGATGLALLCIIWSLAILGVLFKCFFINRFELLSLIFYIGMGWLIIFAIKPVYIYLGFHGFALLLAGGLFYTIGAIFYAWRTLPYNHAIWHLFVLAGCGSMYACVYFYL, translated from the coding sequence ATGGTGGATTCATTTGACTATAAATCATGGAAGGAAGAGCTGTGGAATGCCATTACACACGGTATTGGCTTTATTATCAGTATTCCAGCGCTTGTTGTCTTACTGTTGACAGCGGTGCAAACAGGAAATGCCCTCCATGTGACAACTTTTAGTATTTTTGGCGCTTCGGTCATTATTTTATTTTTAATGTCGACATTGCTACATAGCATGCCAGAAAAATATAAGCGCTTCTTCGCCATTCTTGACCACTCATCTATTTATATTTTAATCGCTGGTACGTATACGCCGTTTTTATTAATCGCTGTTGGTGGCGCAACAGGCTTAGCACTACTATGTATTATTTGGTCATTAGCAATTCTTGGAGTACTTTTTAAATGCTTCTTTATTAATCGTTTTGAGCTGCTGTCATTAATTTTTTATATCGGGATGGGCTGGCTCATTATTTTTGCCATTAAGCCTGTTTATATATACTTAGGCTTTCACGGCTTTGCATTGCTTCTAGCGGGTGGGCTATTTTATACAATTGGTGCAATTTTTTATGCATGGCGCACCCTGCCCTACAATCATGCAATTTGGCATCTCTTTGTACTAGCTGGCTGTGGCTCCATGTACGCCTGTGTCTATTTTTACTTATAA
- a CDS encoding DegV family protein: protein MGRIHIVTDSTCDLTKEEVAQHNIHIVPLTIQIDGKTYIDGVDLEPQSFLGLMKNAKDLPKSSQPAPGKFKELYDELGKDGDHIISIHMTGGMSGTVESARQAAQMTDAHVTVIDSRFIAIGLAIQLREAIKLRDAGATVEDIVARLDTVRANTHLYVIVDTLENLIKGGRIGKGTGFIGSLLNIKVIANLEGGVYNPVSKVRSHKQVVNYLFKQFQADTAGKTVKAVGISHADGLATMGNPLKELVEGTGFQDVEIAFTSPIISTHTGPGAIGFIYYAE from the coding sequence GTGGGACGAATTCATATAGTGACGGACTCAACTTGTGATTTAACAAAAGAAGAGGTAGCACAGCATAATATACATATTGTGCCTTTAACAATTCAAATTGACGGTAAGACGTATATAGATGGTGTAGATTTGGAGCCCCAGTCTTTTTTAGGGCTTATGAAAAATGCAAAGGATTTACCGAAAAGCTCGCAGCCTGCACCGGGAAAATTTAAAGAATTATACGATGAGCTTGGTAAAGATGGTGACCACATTATTTCCATCCATATGACAGGCGGCATGAGCGGCACGGTTGAGTCTGCACGTCAGGCGGCACAAATGACGGATGCCCATGTTACGGTGATTGACTCCCGCTTTATCGCTATTGGGCTTGCTATCCAGCTTCGAGAAGCCATTAAGCTGCGTGATGCAGGCGCAACGGTGGAGGATATTGTAGCTCGTCTTGATACGGTACGTGCCAACACGCATTTGTATGTGATTGTGGATACGCTGGAAAACCTTATAAAAGGCGGTCGAATTGGGAAAGGAACGGGCTTTATCGGTTCATTGCTCAATATTAAAGTGATTGCTAATTTAGAGGGTGGCGTCTATAATCCTGTGTCAAAGGTGCGTAGTCATAAGCAGGTCGTCAATTATTTATTTAAGCAATTCCAAGCAGATACGGCTGGCAAAACCGTGAAGGCAGTAGGCATTTCACATGCAGATGGTCTTGCTACAATGGGCAATCCATTAAAAGAGCTGGTTGAGGGTACAGGCTTTCAGGATGTCGAAATCGCCTTTACTTCTCCCATTATTTCAACCCACACAGGGCCGGGAGCCATTGGGTTTATTTATTACGCAGAATAA
- a CDS encoding GDSL-type esterase/lipase family protein, producing the protein MTVFVLSGCAISIDEPNPQAEPDGEQAETEQEMTQDEQQTEDEEKPSKNMLTQIFEHFFEPSEEDLSQIDEENAKQLHYLALGDSLTDGVGDEYSQDGYVGRLADSLLTWPSVAEVEVDNRGKRGRRSDQLLKLVKKGHYDEELQQAQLVSLTMGGNDVMKVVKQDLFNLKRDAFDKELLAYKERYSKIIEGIRAKNPTVPLLLIGFYNPFSIVTNEANEFDTIITEWNKVIEEVASEDSNACYISVEDLFDSNEELVYHTDFFHPNAKGYDKMTERILTTMEQCNMEKKINKAIGFEE; encoded by the coding sequence TTGACCGTCTTTGTACTAAGTGGTTGTGCAATATCAATCGATGAACCGAATCCGCAAGCAGAGCCAGATGGTGAGCAGGCAGAAACGGAGCAAGAGATGACGCAGGATGAGCAACAAACAGAGGACGAGGAAAAACCCTCTAAGAATATGTTGACGCAAATTTTTGAACATTTTTTTGAGCCATCAGAAGAGGATTTATCGCAAATTGATGAAGAAAACGCAAAGCAACTGCATTACTTGGCACTGGGAGATTCCTTAACAGATGGTGTCGGTGATGAGTATAGTCAAGACGGTTATGTAGGAAGGTTGGCAGATTCATTGTTAACATGGCCCTCTGTAGCAGAGGTAGAGGTTGATAATCGTGGAAAACGCGGAAGACGTAGCGATCAACTACTAAAATTAGTGAAAAAGGGGCATTATGATGAAGAGCTGCAGCAGGCACAGCTCGTTTCTCTAACAATGGGTGGCAATGATGTCATGAAGGTCGTGAAGCAGGATTTATTTAATTTAAAGCGTGATGCTTTTGATAAAGAATTACTTGCCTATAAGGAGCGCTACAGTAAAATTATCGAAGGTATTCGAGCAAAGAATCCAACAGTGCCTTTATTGCTTATTGGCTTTTACAACCCATTCTCCATTGTTACAAATGAGGCGAATGAATTCGATACAATTATTACAGAATGGAACAAGGTGATTGAAGAAGTAGCAAGTGAGGATTCAAATGCTTGCTATATATCGGTGGAAGATTTATTTGATTCAAACGAGGAACTTGTCTATCATACAGACTTTTTCCACCCCAATGCAAAGGGCTATGACAAAATGACAGAGCGTATACTCACAACAATGGAGCAGTGTAATATGGAAAAAAAGATTAACAAGGCAATAGGCTTCGAGGAGTGA
- a CDS encoding YpmS family protein, producing MNKWKIAFFALAGTVLFAILLVVFLATRPVDGVDVAKNAVGTSEGKENVLVVQTTAKELESISKKYVRDAVEGSPLPIDYTIGDDIQLKSTLTVFYTDIPISMNFDPIVDESGNIILKQTGMNVGLLNIPPETTMKIMRDSVEFPSWITINPNEAEIYIDLSRINIASGSRVRAKELDLANDKILLEILVPGE from the coding sequence ATGAATAAATGGAAAATCGCATTTTTTGCCTTAGCGGGCACAGTGCTTTTTGCAATCCTCCTCGTTGTTTTTTTAGCAACTAGACCAGTAGATGGTGTTGATGTCGCAAAGAATGCAGTAGGTACAAGTGAAGGCAAAGAGAATGTTCTCGTTGTGCAAACAACAGCAAAAGAGTTAGAATCAATATCCAAAAAATATGTAAGGGATGCTGTAGAGGGCTCTCCTTTACCGATTGATTATACGATTGGGGATGATATTCAATTAAAAAGCACGCTCACAGTGTTCTATACGGATATTCCGATTTCCATGAATTTTGACCCAATTGTCGATGAGAGCGGTAATATTATTTTAAAGCAAACAGGCATGAATGTGGGGCTACTGAATATTCCACCAGAAACAACGATGAAAATTATGCGTGATTCGGTGGAATTCCCCTCATGGATTACCATTAATCCAAATGAAGCGGAAATCTATATTGATTTATCGCGTATTAATATTGCGTCAGGTTCACGTGTTCGTGCAAAGGAATTGGATTTAGCCAATGATAAAATTTTATTGGAAATACTTGTACCTGGTGAATAA
- the msrA gene encoding peptide-methionine (S)-S-oxide reductase MsrA, with product MARQYATFAGGCFWCMVKPFDEMPGIESVLSGYTGGHVENPTYEQVCSETTGHVEAVQITFDDELYSYEQLLATFWTLIDPTDAGGQFYDRGESYTTAIFYHDEEQRELAERSKADLAASGKFDKPIMVKILPASTFYPAEDYHQHYYKKNPMHYERYSIGSGRRAFQEQHWGAKDE from the coding sequence ATGGCAAGGCAATATGCAACATTTGCAGGTGGCTGTTTTTGGTGTATGGTTAAGCCCTTTGATGAAATGCCCGGCATTGAATCCGTACTATCAGGCTATACAGGTGGACATGTTGAAAATCCAACCTATGAGCAAGTATGCTCTGAAACAACAGGGCATGTAGAGGCTGTACAAATCACCTTTGATGATGAGCTTTATAGCTATGAGCAATTGCTCGCAACATTTTGGACATTAATTGATCCAACAGATGCAGGCGGTCAATTTTATGATCGTGGAGAATCCTATACAACGGCGATTTTTTACCATGATGAGGAGCAGCGTGAGCTAGCCGAGCGCTCGAAGGCAGATTTAGCGGCATCAGGCAAGTTTGATAAACCGATTATGGTGAAAATTTTACCAGCGAGCACGTTTTATCCAGCTGAGGACTATCATCAACATTATTATAAGAAAAATCCAATGCACTATGAACGCTATTCGATTGGATCAGGTCGTAGGGCATTTCAGGAGCAACACTGGGGGGCTAAGGATGAATAA
- the msrB gene encoding peptide-methionine (R)-S-oxide reductase MsrB, whose translation MNKEQRLKELTDMQYYVTQENGTEPPFRNEYDDHFEEGIYVDIVSGKPLFSSLDKFNSGCGWPAFAKPIEKEEVTEHFDTSHGMRRVEVRSKEADSHLGHVFPDGPNELGGMRYCINSAALRFIAKEDLEKEGYGDYLALFK comes from the coding sequence ATGAATAAAGAGCAACGTTTAAAAGAGCTGACAGATATGCAATATTATGTAACACAGGAAAATGGCACAGAGCCACCATTTCGCAATGAATATGATGACCATTTTGAAGAGGGCATTTATGTAGACATCGTATCTGGAAAGCCTTTATTTAGTTCATTGGATAAATTTAATTCAGGCTGTGGCTGGCCAGCCTTTGCCAAGCCAATTGAAAAAGAAGAAGTAACAGAGCATTTCGATACATCTCATGGTATGCGCCGTGTAGAGGTGCGCAGCAAAGAGGCAGACTCTCATTTAGGACATGTCTTTCCAGATGGGCCAAATGAGCTAGGAGGCATGCGTTATTGCATTAACTCCGCCGCCCTGCGCTTTATCGCAAAAGAAGACTTAGAAAAAGAAGGCTACGGCGACTATCTAGCACTGTTTAAATAA
- a CDS encoding methyl-accepting chemotaxis protein — protein sequence MNKTKKDRNTAKQRPSLSAFHFLRKKKATKEKNGTNSPPIKEKQPRFYHLIRGKVLLMFALLIVINGIMGVLSYVNIQNLQQQMEDFTKKNVQEQLTVNQLAYEIARLTNLEQTYLITGDGNYFTSYHMKLDTIQKKLTSLKKQFENHPIELAHIQAIEQYYRNYLDYSEKVMTMRDELGLEQARKLMLNATGETMKNHIDDNIETINAVMDESNKAKLNKLNQRVNLSIVTFFLVSVIGFLAIVIFGYMLFQSLKRNTQKINDSILDIAQAGGDLTRRVKVRNRDEFSIIAASTNTLIESISNLIRRVSELADHVSSSSQELMSLADENARTIQAIADATADIASDSDQTIASMNSAQQKMSDLEHSMHQLNEQASAVQRASLAMQQAADEGSRSVEQSSLVMQSIEETMASTTTTVEALGRKSADITSIIGTITAIAEQTNLLALNAAIEAARAGEHGRGFAVVADEVRKLAEQSQSAAKEVTTIVTSIQDEVTSIVAQNHEGVTSVIQGVEVTNKTNQSLANILAHTQETTAIIAEMVDTIGTTIVYSNAVASDFVHVNAYAEQSAANTVTSAAAATQGSASMQEINAAATELAQQADSLRHLVSEFKV from the coding sequence ATGAATAAGACTAAAAAAGACCGTAATACAGCGAAACAGCGCCCTTCTCTCTCTGCTTTTCATTTTTTAAGAAAGAAAAAAGCAACAAAAGAGAAAAACGGGACTAATTCCCCTCCTATTAAAGAAAAACAGCCACGTTTTTATCATTTGATTCGAGGCAAGGTGCTTTTAATGTTCGCACTTCTTATTGTGATTAACGGTATTATGGGGGTTTTATCGTATGTCAATATCCAAAACCTCCAGCAGCAAATGGAGGATTTTACAAAGAAAAATGTGCAGGAGCAATTAACGGTCAATCAGCTTGCTTATGAGATTGCACGCTTAACAAATTTGGAGCAGACGTATTTAATTACAGGTGATGGCAATTATTTTACTTCTTATCATATGAAGCTGGATACGATTCAAAAAAAGCTCACATCATTAAAAAAGCAATTTGAAAATCATCCAATAGAGCTTGCACATATTCAAGCCATTGAACAATATTATCGAAATTACCTAGATTATTCAGAAAAAGTAATGACGATGCGTGATGAGCTAGGGCTTGAACAGGCACGTAAATTAATGCTGAATGCCACTGGGGAAACAATGAAAAATCATATTGACGATAATATTGAAACGATTAATGCTGTAATGGATGAGTCGAATAAAGCAAAATTGAACAAGCTGAATCAGCGCGTCAATCTATCCATTGTGACATTCTTCCTTGTATCTGTTATTGGCTTTTTAGCGATTGTTATTTTTGGTTATATGCTGTTTCAATCGCTTAAGCGCAATACGCAAAAGATTAATGATTCTATCCTTGATATTGCACAGGCTGGCGGCGATTTAACAAGGCGTGTCAAAGTGCGTAATCGCGATGAATTTTCGATTATTGCTGCTTCTACTAATACATTAATCGAGTCGATTTCTAATTTAATTAGACGTGTCAGTGAGCTGGCTGATCACGTATCAAGCAGCAGTCAGGAGCTAATGTCCTTAGCTGATGAAAATGCACGTACCATTCAAGCTATTGCCGATGCAACAGCCGATATTGCCAGTGACAGTGACCAGACGATTGCCAGCATGAATAGTGCCCAGCAAAAAATGAGCGATTTAGAGCACTCCATGCATCAATTAAATGAACAAGCAAGTGCTGTACAGCGTGCCTCACTTGCAATGCAGCAGGCAGCGGATGAGGGCAGCCGTTCCGTGGAGCAATCATCGCTTGTTATGCAGTCGATTGAGGAAACGATGGCTTCTACAACAACCACTGTCGAAGCATTAGGACGTAAATCAGCCGATATTACCTCCATTATTGGCACGATTACTGCGATTGCTGAGCAAACAAATTTACTTGCCTTAAATGCGGCGATTGAAGCGGCACGAGCTGGTGAGCATGGACGAGGCTTTGCGGTGGTGGCGGATGAAGTGCGTAAATTAGCTGAGCAATCGCAAAGTGCAGCAAAGGAAGTAACGACGATTGTGACATCCATTCAAGATGAGGTGACATCCATTGTCGCGCAAAATCATGAGGGGGTTACATCGGTTATTCAAGGCGTGGAAGTGACGAATAAAACAAACCAATCACTGGCAAATATTTTAGCGCATACACAGGAAACAACCGCCATTATTGCCGAAATGGTTGATACAATTGGCACAACGATTGTCTATAGCAATGCTGTAGCAAGCGATTTTGTGCATGTCAATGCCTATGCCGAGCAATCTGCTGCCAACACCGTAACATCTGCCGCAGCGGCAACACAAGGCTCCGCATCCATGCAGGAAATCAATGCAGCCGCTACAGAGCTAGCACAGCAAGCAGATAGCCTACGCCACCTTGTCAGCGAATTTAAAGTATAG
- a CDS encoding YozE family protein — translation MKKSFYLYVLAFRGGDWSDPKVRFAEEMFHEHNFPKQSTDFNELSSYIESYATENLTTEAFDALWALYEEQA, via the coding sequence ATGAAAAAAAGTTTTTATCTATATGTACTAGCTTTTCGTGGTGGCGATTGGTCAGACCCGAAAGTACGCTTTGCGGAAGAAATGTTTCATGAGCATAATTTTCCAAAGCAAAGCACAGACTTTAATGAGCTATCTAGCTATATCGAATCCTATGCAACAGAAAATTTAACAACAGAAGCATTTGATGCGCTATGGGCGTTGTATGAGGAGCAGGCATAA
- the deoD gene encoding purine-nucleoside phosphorylase, with the protein MSIHINAKKGEIADTILLPGDPLRAKYIAETFLEDVTCYNEVRNMFGYTGTYKGKRISVQGTGMGVPSISIYVTELMQEYDVQKLIRVGTCGAIQKDVKVRDVILAQGATSDTRMNQIIWGGAIDFAPIADFDLLLKAYNAGKAAGLNLQVGNIFTADMFYSDEHQNEKLAQYGVLAVEMESAALYTLAAKFGRQALSVLTVSDHILTGEVTTAEERQTTFNDMIVVALDAAIQE; encoded by the coding sequence ATGAGTATTCATATTAATGCAAAAAAAGGTGAAATTGCCGATACAATTTTACTTCCAGGTGACCCATTACGTGCAAAGTATATTGCTGAAACATTTTTAGAGGATGTAACTTGCTATAACGAAGTACGTAATATGTTTGGCTACACAGGAACATATAAGGGCAAACGTATTTCTGTACAAGGAACAGGTATGGGTGTGCCATCGATTTCAATTTATGTAACAGAATTAATGCAAGAATATGATGTTCAAAAATTAATCCGTGTAGGTACTTGTGGTGCGATTCAAAAGGATGTAAAAGTGCGTGATGTTATTCTAGCACAGGGCGCAACATCGGATACACGTATGAATCAAATTATTTGGGGCGGTGCTATCGACTTCGCACCAATCGCTGACTTTGATTTACTTTTAAAAGCTTACAATGCTGGTAAAGCAGCAGGGCTAAACTTGCAGGTGGGCAATATCTTCACAGCAGATATGTTCTATTCGGACGAGCACCAAAATGAAAAATTAGCACAATATGGTGTACTTGCTGTAGAAATGGAATCCGCAGCACTTTACACATTAGCAGCTAAATTTGGTCGCCAAGCACTATCTGTTCTAACAGTAAGTGACCACATTTTAACAGGCGAAGTAACAACTGCAGAAGAACGTCAAACAACATTCAATGACATGATCGTGGTAGCTTTAGACGCAGCGATTCAAGAATAG